In Trifolium pratense cultivar HEN17-A07 linkage group LG7, ARS_RC_1.1, whole genome shotgun sequence, a genomic segment contains:
- the LOC123893848 gene encoding ABC transporter D family member 2, chloroplastic isoform X1 yields the protein MILLTQQIAKPLFIFSYKSKNHSFNHHVQLHQGFTFLNNFSQLPIMPISNRRSFKRRNNNLNKCRTFSDDESGKSPLQTDPDKKDEEVGEGSDGVVVGGQGENPDLQTIFRRFWKVAAPYWSSDDKVQARLQLAGVFALTLATTGISVGFSFLGRDFYNALANKDQEQFTKQLLYYLGGFVGGIPFFVLRDYARETLSLRWRSWMTRYYMDRYLKDQTFYKIQSQSIIDNPDQRIVDDLSSFTGTALSFSLALFNAAIDLISFSNILYGIYPPLFVVLLVYSIGGTAISVFLGRGLVTLNFLQEKKEADFRYGLVRVRENAESIAFYGGEESEMQLLLQRFKSAFENLTQLLISSRNLEFFTNGYRYGIQILPAAVVAPMYFSGKIEFGVINQSVSAFNHILGDFSLIVYQFQAISAFSAVINRLGEFDDILDRSNSKSLSDSLEDIDIIYKDFISSSSLESNGSTPQEKHETLLEVENLFLKTPSDSTLITGLSLAIKAKDNLLITGPSGSGKTSLLRVMAGLWKFGTGKIIYYVKGEDAEKSISSDVNTTPDIPENRGKSISRKSGIFFLPQKPYMVLGTLRQQLLYPTWGDDVVPTSDSNKQKNVLPFLSNSDDMNSELVKPKTDELKKILEDVRLGYILARFGLDSTHEWSSVLSLGEQQRLAFARLLLSKPQLALLDESTSALDEANEAYLYEKIEAAGITYISVGHRSTLSEFHDRILRISTNDSDNEQTNWRVEPTRRESSLKV from the exons atgattttgctGACTCAACAAATAGCAAAAccacttttcattttttcatataaatcaAAAAACCATTCATTCAATCACCATGTGCAACTTCATCAAGGTTTTACTTTCCTTAACAATTTTTCACAATTGCCCATTATGCCTATTTCCAATAGAAGATCTTTCAAGAGAAGGAATAATAATTTGAACAAATGTAGAACTTTTTCTGATGATGAATCAGGAAAATCTCCATTGCAAACTGACCCAGATAAG AAAGATGAGGAAGTGGGAGAAGGAAGTGATGGTGTGGTCGTGGGTGGACAAGGTGAGAATCCTGATCTTCAGACAATTTTTAGAAGGTTCTGGAAAGTGGCAGCTCCTTATTGGAGTTCTGATGATAAGGTTCAAGCAAGATTGCAGCTTGCTGGTGTTTTTGCTCTCACTTTGGCTACCACTGGAATTAGTGTTGGTTTCAGTTTTCTAGGGAGAGACTTCTATAATGCACTTGCCA ATAAGGATCAAGAGCAATTTACAAAGCAGCTACTTTACTACTTGGGTGGCTTTGTTGGAGGAATCCCG TTTTTTGTATTGAGAGACTATGCAAGAGAAACTCTTTCATTGAGATGGAGGTCTTGGATGACGAGGTATTACATGGATCGCTACTTGAAGGATCAGACATTCTATAAAATTCAATCACAGTCAATTATTGATAATCCAGACCAGCGAATTGTTGATGATCTAAGTTCTTTCACCGGAACAGCCCTTTCTTTCTCTTTGGCACTCTTTAATGCTGCCATAGACTTGATCTCATTCAGTAACATCTTGTATGGAATATATCCTCCACTATTTGTCGTTCTTCTCGTATACTCTATTGGTGGTACAGCCATCAGTGTTTTCCTTGGAAGG GGACTGGTGACTTTAAATTTCTTGCAAGAGAAAAAAGAAGCAGACTTTCGTTATGGACTTGTACGGGTTCGTGAAAATGCTGAATCAATTGCTTTCTATGGTGGTGAAGAGAGTGAGATGCAACTTCTTCTGCAGCGCTTCAAAAGTGCTTTCGAAAATCTAACT CAATTGCTGATTTCTTCTAGAAATCTAGAGTTCTTCACCAATGGTTACCGCTATGGCATTCAAATTCTTCCTGCTGCTGTTGTTGCTCCCATGTATTTCTCTGGAAAAATCGAGTTTGGTGTCATTAACCAGTCAGTCTCTGCTTTTAATCACATCCTTGGTGACTTTTCTCTCATTGTGTACCAGTTTCAAGCTATAAGTGCTTTTTCTGCTGTCATTAATCGGTTAG GTGAATTTGACGATATTTTGGATAGAAGCAACTCTAAATCTCTCTCTGATTCTTTGGAAGACATAGATATTATTTACAAAGACTTTATAAGTTCATCTTCACTGGAATCTAATGGATCAACTCCACAAGAGAAACATGAAACATTACTGGAGGTAGAAAATTTGTTTCTGAAGACACCAAGTGATTCGACACTTATTACAGGCCTGTCATTGGCAATCAAGGCAAAAGATAATTTACTT ATAACAGGACCAAGTGGAAGTGGCaaaacttctttattaagaGTTATGGCTGGTCTATGGAAATTTGGAACTGGAAAGATCATTTACTATGTAAAAGGCGAAGACGCCGAGAAATCTATTAGTTCAGATGTGAATACAACTCCTGATATACCTGAAAACCGTGGAAAATCCATCAGCAGAAAATCCGGAATTTTTTTCCTACCTCAAAAGCCATACATGGTTTTGGGTACTCTTCGTCAACAATTACTTTATCCAACTTGGGGTGATGATGTAGTTCCCACATCAGATAGTAATAAGCAAAAAA ATGTGCTTCCATTCTTGTCAAACTCAGATGATATGAATAGTGAACTTGTGAAGCCAAAAACAGATGAGCTGAAAAAGATCTTAGAGGATGTTCGTCTTGGCTACATATTGGCTCGATTCGGTTTGGATTCAACACATGAATGGTCTAGTGTTCTTTCTCTGGGAGAGCAGCAACGTCTCGCGTTTGCTCGTCTTTTGCTTTCAAAACCTCAACTTGCTCTATTGGATGAATCGACAAGCGCACTTGATGAAGCCAATGAG GCTTATTTGTACGAAAAGATTGAAGCAGCAGGCATAACATACATCAGTGTTGGTCATCGATCGACCTTATCTGAGTTCCACGACAGAATCCTACGCATATCTACAAATGATTCTGACAATGAACAGACAAATTGGCGCGTTGAACCCACTAGACGTGAATCCTCTTTAAAAGTTTAG
- the LOC123893847 gene encoding CTP synthase-like: protein MKYVLVTGGVVSGLGKGVTASSIGLLLQACGLRVTSIKIDPYLNTDAGTMSPFEHGEVFVLDDGGEVDLDLGNYERFLDIKLTRDNNITTGKIYQSVIEKERRGDYLGKTVQVVPHITDAIQDWIERVAKIPVDGKEGPADVCVIELGGTIGDIESMPFIEALGQFSYRVGPGNFCLVHVSLVPILHVVGEQKTKPTQHSVRQLRGLGLFPNLLACRCSKELDDNTKAKLAQFCHVPLPNVLTLHDVPNIWHIPLLLKDQKAHESILKELNLPGVATEPNLKEWTLRTKIYDKCHETVRIAMVGKYTGLSDAYLSVLKALLHASVAHNRKLIVDWVPAGDLEDVTYGEDPTAYRAAWSLLKGANGVLVPGGFGDRGVQGKILAAKYARENNVPYLGICLGMQIAVIEFARSVLGLLDATSTEFDPETKTPCVIFMPEGSKTHMGGTMRLGSRTTYFQVADCKSAKLYGNVSSVDERHRHRYEVNPDMVSQLESAGLSFVGKDETGCRMEIVELASHPFFIGVQFHPEFKSRPGKPSPLFSGLIEAACEPKRTVTMLSNGHAKLPIGIYNNGHSPILKPHQNGNGFISSKSNGSLKGVFTNGNGVYVDGSC, encoded by the exons ATGAAGTATGTGTTGGTGACTGGTGGTGTTGTGAGTGGACTTGGGAAAGGAGTTACTGCTAGTAGTATTGGACTCCTCCTTCAAGCTTGCGGTCTTCGAGTTACTTCTATCAAGATTG ATCCCTACCTGAACACTGATGCAGGGACAATGTCTCCTTTTGAACATGGAGAAGTGTTTGTCCTCGATGACGGTGGTGAg GTTGACCTTGATCTTGGAAACTATGAACGTTTCTTGGACATCAAATTGACTCGCGACAATAATATCACTACTGGAAAAATATATCAG tcTGTTATTGAGAAGGAGCGAAGAGGAGATTATCTTGGAAAGACTGTTCAG GTTGTTCCACACATAACAGATGCCATCCAAGATTGGATCGAGCGTGTAGCAAAGATACCAGTTGATGGAAAAGAAGGACCTGCTGATGTTTGTGTCATCGAATTAGGTGGAACTATAG GGGATATTGAGTCTATGCCTTTTATTGAAGCACTTGGCCAATTTTCATACCGTGTAGGCCCTGGCAACTTCTGTTTGGTTCATGTCAGTCTGGTTCCTATTCTACACGTTGTCGGCGAACAG AAAACAAAGCCAACTCAGCACAGTGTTCGTCAACTTAGAGGATTAGGTTTATTCCCTAATCTTCTTGCTTGTCGCTGTTCAAAG GAACTTGACGATAATACTAAGGCAAAACTTGCTCAATTTTGTCATGTGCCG TTACCAAACGTACTTACTCTCCATGATGTTCCAAATATTTGGCACATTCCTTTGCTTTTGAAA GACCAGAAGGCGCATGAGTCAATCCTGAAAGAATTAAACCTGCCAGG TGTTGCTACGGAGCCTAATTTGAAGGAGTGGACCCTCAGGACAAAGATTTATGACAAATGTCATGAAACT GTTAGAATTGCTATGGTGGGAAAGTACACTGGCCTTTCAGATGCATATCTTTCTGTTCTGAAG GCACTTTTGCATGCTTCTGTTGCTCACAATCGTAAACTTATTGTCGACTGGGTTCCAGCTGGTGATCTTGAAGATGTTACATATGGAGAG GATCCAACTGCTTATAGAGCTGCATGGAGTCTTTTGAAG GGTGCTAATGGAGTTCTAGTTCCAGGAGGTTTTGGAGATAGAGGAGTGCAAGGGAAAATTCTTGCTGCTAAGTATGCTCGAGAAAATAATGTTCCATATCTCGGCATTTGCTTGGGGATGCAAATTGCTGTTATTGAGTTTGCACGATCTGTTCTCGGTCTGCTTGATGCTACCAGTACAGAATTCGATCCTGAAACCAAGACTCCATGTGTCATATTTATGCCAGAA GGTTCAAAGACACATATGGGAGGAACTATGCGTCTTGGTTCAAGGACAACTTACTTCCAAGTTGCTGACTGCAAATCTGCAAAATT GTATGGAAATGTAAGCTCTGTTGATGAGCGTCATCGGCATAGATATGAG GTTAATCCTGACATGGTCTCTCAGCTAGAGAGTGCTGGTCTATCTTTTGTCGGCAAAGATGAAACCGGATGTCGCATGGAG ATAGTTGAACTGGCTAGCCATCCTTTTTTTATTGGCGTTCAGTTTCACCCTGAGTTCAAGTCGAGACCAGGGAAACCTTCTCCACTCTTCTCAG GATTAATAGAAGCAGCTTGTGAACCAAAGAGGACAGTTACAATGCTGAGCAACGGCCATGCCAAGTTACCTATTGGAATATATAACAACGGACACTCGCCAATCCTGAAACCACATCAAAATGGAAATGGCTTCATATCATCAAAATCCAATGGATCCTTAAAAGGTGTGTTCACCAACGGCAATGGAGTGTACGTGGACGGTAGTTGTTAG
- the LOC123893851 gene encoding uncharacterized protein LOC123893851: MSGAQGAQPKESKTATTYESIEGGQNRTRTDLLSKEDQGSIQVDKLEEKVHDPAGKGGPVFGPGKDDNKQDLGLTGTG; this comes from the coding sequence ATGTCAGGGGCACAAGGAGCACAACCAAAAGAGTCAAAAACAGCAACAACATATGAATCAATAGAAGGAGGACAAAATCGTACAAGAACTGATTTGCTTTCAAAGGAGGATCAAGGTAGCATTCAAGTTGATAAGTTAGAAGAGAAGGTTCATGATCCTGCTGGTAAAGGTGGTCCTGTCTTTGGTCCTGGTAAAGATGACAATAAGCAAGATCTTGGACTCACTGGCACTGGCTAA
- the LOC123893849 gene encoding E3 ubiquitin-protein ligase ORTHRUS 2-like — protein sequence MTGHSITSRSNQTMQLPCDYDGHCMVCKQNPPNIEISPCRTCATPWHILCLPVPPTTFFDWDCPDCCQPQQNNHAPPLAENLISAIQAIQSDISLTEVEKAIKRQKLVGGSSKPHLDKNKSNGMLDIFDGTLNCSFCMQLLERPITTPCGHNFCLRCFEKWIGKGKHVCAKCRSTIPSKIASHPRINSQLAIAIRLAKLARSEGIRESIDIATKNAPCFMHNDDRPNTAFTTERAKKAGKANACCGKIFVTIPSDHFGPILAENDPIRNRGVVVGDTWSDRMECRQWGAHFPHVAGIAGQSNHGSQSVALSGGYIDDEDHGEWFLYTGSGGRDLSGNKRINKQHSFDQTFDYMNQALRISCLKGYPVRVVRSHKEKCSFYAPEVGVRYDGIYRIEKCWRKNGIHGHKVCRYLFVRCDNEPAPWTSDLYGDRPRPLPKIKELKDAIDITERKGVPSWDYDEEKGCWLWKKPPPKSKKKATIVNPVDGTIIRDFKPKTKKVSLKLKERILKEFGCNICRKVLVLPLTTPCAHNFCKTCLEDAFSGQSYIKKRIYENGRTLRSLKNIIRCPSCSNDIADFLQNPQVNREMMDVIESLQRQTEQMDGNFEELSDDNAA from the exons ATGACTGGCCACTCAATTACATCACGATCGAACCAAACGATGCAGCTTCCCTGTGACTATGATGGCCACTGCATGGTCTGTAAGCAAAATCCTCCCAACATTGAAATttcaccatgtcggacatgCGCCACTCCCTGGCACATCCTTTGTCTTCCAGTCCCTCCCACCACTTTCTTTGATTGGGACTGCCCAGACTGTTGTCAACCCCAACAAAACAACCATGCTCCGCCTCTAGCCGAAAACCTTATTTCTGCCATTCAAGCTATTCAATCTGATATTTCACTCACTGAGGTAGAAAAGGCAATAAAGCGCCAAAAACTTGTAGGTGGATCATCTAAACCACATTTAGATAAGAATAAAAGTAATGGCATGCTTGATATCTTTGATGGAACCTTAAATTGCTCCTTCTGTATGCAATTACTAGAGAGACCCATCACg aCGCCTTGTGGGCATAACTTTTGCCTTAGGTGTTTTGAGAAGTGGATTGGAAAAGGAAAACATGTGTGTGCTAAATGTAGGAGCACAATTCCATCAAAGATTGCTAGTCATCCTCGTATTAACTCACAGCTAGCGATCGCAATTCGATTAGCAAAATTGGCGAGATCAGAGGGAATAAGAGAAAGCATAGACATTGCAACTAAGAATGCACCTTGCTTTATGCACAATGATGACCGTCCTAACACAGCATTCACTACAGAGCGAGCAAAGAAAGCTGGGAAGGCAAATGCATGTTGTGGTAAAATATTTGTGACAATTCCATCCGATCATTTTGGACCGATCCTTGCAGAGAATGATCCAATAAGGAATCGTGGTGTTGTTGTGGGTGATACATGGTCAGATAGGATGGAATGTAGACAATGGGGTGCTCATTTTCCTCACGTTGCTGGAATTGCTGGTCAGAGTAATCACGGCTCACAATCTGTTGCTCTTTCGGGAGGTTACATTGATGATGAAGATCATGGTGAATGGTTCCTTTACACTGGAAGTGGTGGAAGAGACCTTAGTGGAAACAAGCGCATAAACAAACAACATTCCTTTGATCAAACATTTGATTACATGAATCAGGCGTTGAGAATTAGTTGCCTTAAAGGGTATCCTGTTCGAGTTGTtag GTCTCACAAGGAGAAATGTTCGTTTTATGCACCGGAAGTTGGAGTGCGATACGATGGTATTTATAGAATAGAGAAATGTTGGCGTAAGAATGGAATACAT GGTCACAAAGTTTGTAGATACTTATTTGTGAGATGTGACAATGAGCCAGCCCCATGGACAAG TGATTTATATGGAGATCGCCCCCGTCCATTGCCTAAAATTAAAGAGTTGAAGGATGCAATTGATATAACTGAAAGGAAGGGTGTTCCGTCATGGGACTATGAT GAGGAAAAAGGTTGTTGGTTGTGGAAGAAACCTCCACCAAAAAGTAAGAAAAAGGCGACCATTGTGAACCCTGTTGATGGAACAATAATCAGAGATTTTAAGCCAAAAACAAAGAAAGTGTCTTTAAAACTAAAAGAGAGGATTTTGAAAG AATTTGGTTGCAATATATGTCGCAAGGTGTTAGTTTTGCCTCTTACTACTCCTTGTGCTCACAACTTCTGCAAAACATGCTTGGAGGATGCCTTTTCTGGCCAAAGTTATATCAAGAAGAGAATTTATGAAAATGGACGCACTTTGCGATCATTGAAGAACATTATAAGATGCCCTTCGTGTTCTAATGATATTgctgattttcttcaaaatccaCAG GTTAACAGAGAAATGATGGATGTTATAGAATCACTTCAGCGGCAGACTGAACAGATGGATGGAAATTTTGAAGAATTAAGTGATGATAATGCTGCATGA
- the LOC123893848 gene encoding ABC transporter D family member 2, chloroplastic isoform X2, which translates to MQDKDQEQFTKQLLYYLGGFVGGIPFFVLRDYARETLSLRWRSWMTRYYMDRYLKDQTFYKIQSQSIIDNPDQRIVDDLSSFTGTALSFSLALFNAAIDLISFSNILYGIYPPLFVVLLVYSIGGTAISVFLGRGLVTLNFLQEKKEADFRYGLVRVRENAESIAFYGGEESEMQLLLQRFKSAFENLTQLLISSRNLEFFTNGYRYGIQILPAAVVAPMYFSGKIEFGVINQSVSAFNHILGDFSLIVYQFQAISAFSAVINRLGEFDDILDRSNSKSLSDSLEDIDIIYKDFISSSSLESNGSTPQEKHETLLEVENLFLKTPSDSTLITGLSLAIKAKDNLLITGPSGSGKTSLLRVMAGLWKFGTGKIIYYVKGEDAEKSISSDVNTTPDIPENRGKSISRKSGIFFLPQKPYMVLGTLRQQLLYPTWGDDVVPTSDSNKQKNVLPFLSNSDDMNSELVKPKTDELKKILEDVRLGYILARFGLDSTHEWSSVLSLGEQQRLAFARLLLSKPQLALLDESTSALDEANEAYLYEKIEAAGITYISVGHRSTLSEFHDRILRISTNDSDNEQTNWRVEPTRRESSLKV; encoded by the exons atgcAAGATAAGGATCAAGAGCAATTTACAAAGCAGCTACTTTACTACTTGGGTGGCTTTGTTGGAGGAATCCCG TTTTTTGTATTGAGAGACTATGCAAGAGAAACTCTTTCATTGAGATGGAGGTCTTGGATGACGAGGTATTACATGGATCGCTACTTGAAGGATCAGACATTCTATAAAATTCAATCACAGTCAATTATTGATAATCCAGACCAGCGAATTGTTGATGATCTAAGTTCTTTCACCGGAACAGCCCTTTCTTTCTCTTTGGCACTCTTTAATGCTGCCATAGACTTGATCTCATTCAGTAACATCTTGTATGGAATATATCCTCCACTATTTGTCGTTCTTCTCGTATACTCTATTGGTGGTACAGCCATCAGTGTTTTCCTTGGAAGG GGACTGGTGACTTTAAATTTCTTGCAAGAGAAAAAAGAAGCAGACTTTCGTTATGGACTTGTACGGGTTCGTGAAAATGCTGAATCAATTGCTTTCTATGGTGGTGAAGAGAGTGAGATGCAACTTCTTCTGCAGCGCTTCAAAAGTGCTTTCGAAAATCTAACT CAATTGCTGATTTCTTCTAGAAATCTAGAGTTCTTCACCAATGGTTACCGCTATGGCATTCAAATTCTTCCTGCTGCTGTTGTTGCTCCCATGTATTTCTCTGGAAAAATCGAGTTTGGTGTCATTAACCAGTCAGTCTCTGCTTTTAATCACATCCTTGGTGACTTTTCTCTCATTGTGTACCAGTTTCAAGCTATAAGTGCTTTTTCTGCTGTCATTAATCGGTTAG GTGAATTTGACGATATTTTGGATAGAAGCAACTCTAAATCTCTCTCTGATTCTTTGGAAGACATAGATATTATTTACAAAGACTTTATAAGTTCATCTTCACTGGAATCTAATGGATCAACTCCACAAGAGAAACATGAAACATTACTGGAGGTAGAAAATTTGTTTCTGAAGACACCAAGTGATTCGACACTTATTACAGGCCTGTCATTGGCAATCAAGGCAAAAGATAATTTACTT ATAACAGGACCAAGTGGAAGTGGCaaaacttctttattaagaGTTATGGCTGGTCTATGGAAATTTGGAACTGGAAAGATCATTTACTATGTAAAAGGCGAAGACGCCGAGAAATCTATTAGTTCAGATGTGAATACAACTCCTGATATACCTGAAAACCGTGGAAAATCCATCAGCAGAAAATCCGGAATTTTTTTCCTACCTCAAAAGCCATACATGGTTTTGGGTACTCTTCGTCAACAATTACTTTATCCAACTTGGGGTGATGATGTAGTTCCCACATCAGATAGTAATAAGCAAAAAA ATGTGCTTCCATTCTTGTCAAACTCAGATGATATGAATAGTGAACTTGTGAAGCCAAAAACAGATGAGCTGAAAAAGATCTTAGAGGATGTTCGTCTTGGCTACATATTGGCTCGATTCGGTTTGGATTCAACACATGAATGGTCTAGTGTTCTTTCTCTGGGAGAGCAGCAACGTCTCGCGTTTGCTCGTCTTTTGCTTTCAAAACCTCAACTTGCTCTATTGGATGAATCGACAAGCGCACTTGATGAAGCCAATGAG GCTTATTTGTACGAAAAGATTGAAGCAGCAGGCATAACATACATCAGTGTTGGTCATCGATCGACCTTATCTGAGTTCCACGACAGAATCCTACGCATATCTACAAATGATTCTGACAATGAACAGACAAATTGGCGCGTTGAACCCACTAGACGTGAATCCTCTTTAAAAGTTTAG